TTTTCTTCCATTATAGCTTTCATGAGTGAAGCAGCCTGGTTAAAATCCAGCTTTTCCCCAGAGATTATTTTGTCAAGAATTTTTGGGGCTTCCACCGGGTTTCACCTCCAGAAAGTTTTTTAAAATTTGCTTTCCGTGGGGAGTGAGCACTGATTCGGGGTGAAATTGCACACCAAAAAGTGGATATTTTACATGTTCTATGGCCATTATTTCTTTGTCTTCTGTCCAGGCAATGACCCTTAATGTGGGAGGGAGGCTCGAAGGATCCACTACCAGGGAGTGGTACCTACCCACTTCGATTTTGGGAGGAAGCCCTTTAAAAAGAACCGAAGAAAGCAAAATTACCGTGGATTTTTTGCCATGTTTTGGTACTGATGCCTTTACAATCCTGGCGCCTTCAACATATGCAATGCACTGGTGGCCAAAGACACACCCCCAGGGTGGGAATAGAAGGGGCGAAGCGTGCAATAATTTCGTTGCTCACTCCTGCGTACTGAGGGTCCTTGGGACCCGGAGAAATAATGATGTGTGAAGGTCTGAGCTTATTCACTTCTTCGGGTTTAATTTCGTCATTTCGGAAAACTCGTATTTCTTCTCTGGAAAGCTCTCCGACGTACTGCACCAGATTGTAGGTGAAGGAATCGTAGTTATCAATGACCAGAATCATGCTTTTATCCTCCCTTCTGCCATTTTTAAGGCAGTGAGCAAAGCCTGAGCTTTGCTCACTGTTTCTTCGTATTCATTTTGAGGTTTTGAATCGTAAACAATACCTGCTCCAGCTTGAACTGAAGCCAGGCCGTCTTTAAAAAACAAGGTACGAATGATGATGCAGGTGTCCATGTTGCCATCAAAACCAACATAACCCAGTGCCCCCGCGTAAGGTCCACGTGCATCGGGCTCGATTTCTTCGATTATTTCCATAGCACGCACTTTTGGTGCTCCACTGACAGTGCCAGCGGGAAAACAAGCCTGGAGCAATTTCCAGGCACTGCTTCCCTCGGGGACCGTTCCAGACACCGTTGATACGATGTGAAATACGTGCGAGTAGCGTTCTACTTCCATAAACTCTTCGACTTGCACGCTCCCCGGAATGCATACCCTGCCCAGGTCGTTTCTTCCCAGATCAAGGAGCATAACGTGTTCGGCGTTTTCTTTTTCGTCATCAAGAAGTTCTCTGATAATTGCATCTTCTGGAATATTTGGCAGGCGCTTTCTGGTTCCAGCAATGGGCTTGGTTACCGCCTTTCCGCTTTCAAGCTTGACCAGCATTTCTGGGGAAGAGCCTACCAGCTGAAAGTGGTCGGTATTCAAATAAAAAAGATACGGTGATGGATTTAGCGATCGCAAAAAGCGGTAAACCGTAAAGGGATTTCCCTGATAGGGGACACTGAAACGTTGTGAAATGACTACCTGAGAGGCATGTCCTTCGACAATGTAGTCTATGACTTTGCTCACCGCTTTTTTGAATGCCTCTTCTTCGAAATTTGAATACACTTCGCCCTGAATGGAAAATTCATCGTCTTCAGAGATATGCTGAGATGCAGAAATCCTTTCCCAGACCCCTTCTATCCAGGCTTTGCCTTGCTGGTAGTCTTTTTCATTTCCGGCTTGGGCAAGATAAACAATGCCAATTTGATGACGCAAGTGATCAAAATACACGAAACGCCTGCTTTCCACAAAGTAGGCCAGAGGATAGGAAAGGGGTTTTCGAGGAACAGTTTTTTCCCAGGTTTTTACAGCATCGTAGCTTAAAAAACCTACCGCTCCGCCTTTGAAAGAAGTTTCCAGCCCGGGATAGAGTTTTCGGAGAGGGAAAGTTCTTTCCAGTTTACCAATTACGTCGGTAAACTTGTTTATGGTTATCACTTTCTCAACGTCAAAAATCAGAAAGGAAAACCTTCCCCAACGCTCACCCTTTTCAGCGCTTTCCAGGAGAATCAATGGTTTTTTGTCTTGAAAAAGCTCAGTTACCGATACCGGAGTAAACCGGTCGGCCAGGAAAACAGTTTTCAGGGGAACCAGGTCATATTCTCCTGGTTCTATTTTCCCGAAATCTTCGATACTGGGTTTGATGTTCATTGCTTTCACCCCAACAAAAAAAGCCCTCGTCAAGAGACGAGGGCTTTTGCTCGCGGTGCCACTCTTGTTGGTAGGTAATACCCATACCTACCCTCTCGACCAGGTACGGGTCTTAATGACCGATACCCTGCTTTCTTTATCGGGAAAGCCCCGGCCCAGCCTACTTGCTGTTGGCTTTCGGTGAGCTGCTCCGAGGTCCATTCGCTTTCCTCTCTGATACCGGGCTCCCACCTTACCCCCGGCTCTCTCTGATCAGAGAAAGAAGCTACTCGTCCTCTTCCTCGCTTTAAGCCTTATTGGTTTGCTTATATTAAAACATCCGTTTCCTGGTTTGTCAAGGAGCTTGCTGTTTTTACTGCCGGTTTTTTTGTAACCCGAGTTTATGTACTCATCCGATTAATTGGAAGAACCTCCTGCTATTTTTTCCAGGATAGCCAGGTTTTCTCCTGGTGTTCCCGGTGAAACTCCTCCTCCTGCCGAAAGGATGAGTTTTGCCCCCGCCCTTTTAGCTTTGGAGAGACACTGAAGGGCGGAGTTTTTCACTTCTTCAGGGGTACCCTGGACCAGCACTTCAAGAGGAGGAATGTTGCCCATAAGATAGATTTCGTTCCCTACTTTTTCCGCGAGCGTTTCGATATCGATGGTATGGCTGAAGTTGAGCACCTGCAAACCGGTTTGAGGTAGCAAATCTGCAAAGGGAAGGATGTTGGCATCGTTATGGTAGACTCGTATTTTATCAGGAAAGGCATCAAAGATGGCTTTGAGATAAGGATGGGCAAACTTCTCATAATCAGCTCTGGACAAGAAACCAACTACGTCGTCAAGCACCATTATTCCTTCAGCTTGAGATGCTACTTCAAGCTGTGCTTTAAGCCAGCTAATAACAGTTTCAGTAGTTAAGTCAAGGAATTTCCTGGTTTTGTCGGGTTCTGTTTTGAGTTCCATCAAAAAATCAGTCAAACCCCGAAGATGAGCAGCAAGAGTTAGTGGACCCCTAGCGGCAACCATGTGTACGCGGATATCGCTGTCTTTCGCTTTTTTATACCACCATAGTACAAAGGGCATTAACCCATCTTTTTTGGGGTCGGGCAGGGAAAGTTTATCTACATCCTCAATTTGCTGAAGTACGGGATTGATAGTAGGTGTGCTTGACTCATACCAGTTTATTTTGCAACCAAATGCTGACGGCTCGGTAGCCATTCCATATTCTGCCCAGAAACCGGGCAGAAATATGATATGCGGATAGGTTTGATAGACTTTTAAGTTGGCTTCCAGCCAGGTTTCAAAAGAAAGATAATAATCAAAGTGGGAAATGCCTGACCACCCTGGAATCCAGGGACTGTCGACTATCAATGCCACAGCGGTTTCCTTTCTTTTTCCAGAGACAGTTTCTACGAATTGCTGCCAGCGATGATCGTCCATTGTTTTCACCCCTTTTGAAAAAATGTTTATCTCATTAAACCAACCAGGATCAGACTCAGTTGGGGTATTAGGATAAGCAATATCACCAGCCCGATCAATGCAAATATGTAGGGCCAACTATGCTTGATATATTTTTCTACAGGAATGCCTCCCAGAGAACACACTGTGTACATGTTGACTCCCACAGGTGGTGTTACTCCTCCAATCTGAATTAGAATACCCATGATAATTCCAAAATGAACGGGGTCAAAGCCTGCTTGGACCACTAGGGGAAGAAGAATGGGGGTGAGAAGCAGG
This portion of the Thermatribacter velox genome encodes:
- a CDS encoding uroporphyrinogen decarboxylase family protein; the protein is MDDHRWQQFVETVSGKRKETAVALIVDSPWIPGWSGISHFDYYLSFETWLEANLKVYQTYPHIIFLPGFWAEYGMATEPSAFGCKINWYESSTPTINPVLQQIEDVDKLSLPDPKKDGLMPFVLWWYKKAKDSDIRVHMVAARGPLTLAAHLRGLTDFLMELKTEPDKTRKFLDLTTETVISWLKAQLEVASQAEGIMVLDDVVGFLSRADYEKFAHPYLKAIFDAFPDKIRVYHNDANILPFADLLPQTGLQVLNFSHTIDIETLAEKVGNEIYLMGNIPPLEVLVQGTPEEVKNSALQCLSKAKRAGAKLILSAGGGVSPGTPGENLAILEKIAGGSSN
- a CDS encoding aminodeoxychorismate/anthranilate synthase component II, yielding MHASPLLFPPWGCVFGHQCIAYVEGARIVKASVPKHGKKSTVILLSSVLFKGLPPKIEVGRYHSLVVDPSSLPPTLRVIAWTEDKEIMAIEHVKYPLFGVQFHPESVLTPHGKQILKNFLEVKPGGSPKNS
- a CDS encoding anthranilate synthase component I family protein is translated as MNIKPSIEDFGKIEPGEYDLVPLKTVFLADRFTPVSVTELFQDKKPLILLESAEKGERWGRFSFLIFDVEKVITINKFTDVIGKLERTFPLRKLYPGLETSFKGGAVGFLSYDAVKTWEKTVPRKPLSYPLAYFVESRRFVYFDHLRHQIGIVYLAQAGNEKDYQQGKAWIEGVWERISASQHISEDDEFSIQGEVYSNFEEEAFKKAVSKVIDYIVEGHASQVVISQRFSVPYQGNPFTVYRFLRSLNPSPYLFYLNTDHFQLVGSSPEMLVKLESGKAVTKPIAGTRKRLPNIPEDAIIRELLDDEKENAEHVMLLDLGRNDLGRVCIPGSVQVEEFMEVERYSHVFHIVSTVSGTVPEGSSAWKLLQACFPAGTVSGAPKVRAMEIIEEIEPDARGPYAGALGYVGFDGNMDTCIIIRTLFFKDGLASVQAGAGIVYDSKPQNEYEETVSKAQALLTALKMAEGRIKA